In a single window of the Mustelus asterias chromosome 3, sMusAst1.hap1.1, whole genome shotgun sequence genome:
- the hesx1 gene encoding homeobox expressed in ES cells 1, with protein MASVGGGKGRFQLAETSKAPTRKASKCSFTIESILGLDRGEETARIITPHRPWADILNVTGSSRSESSGRFCDPSLTVKEGKGRDREMCSPESTGQSEDRFSDRPNCCWFRGRRARTAFSRNQIEVLEEEFQLNCYPGIDVREELAQKLALDEDRIQIWFQNRRAKLKRSRRESQFLMVKNALMSSSGQKQKVGSQL; from the exons ATGGCTAGTGTTGGTGGTGGGAAAGGCCGCTTTCAACTGGCAGAAACTTCGAAGGCGCCAACGAGGAAAGCTTCAAAATGCTCCTTCACTATCGAAAGCATTCTGGGGCTGGACAGGGGTGAGGAGACGGCTCGTATTATAACCCCCCACCGACCGTGGGCTGATATACTGAACGTTACAG GGAGCTCGCGTTCAGAGTCCTCCGGGAGATTCTGTGATCCGTCACTTACAGTAAAGGAAGGCAAGGGGAGGGACCGGGAGATGTGTTCTCCCGAGTCAACTGGACAGAGCGAAGACCGCTTCTCTGATCGGCCGAACTGCTGCTGGTTCCGAGGTAGAAGAGCCAGGACTGCTTTCAGCAGGAATCAG ATTGAAGTATTAGAAGAAGAATTTCAGCTGAATTGTTACCCAGGGATTGACGTTCGTGAAGAACTTGCTCAGAAACTGGCTCTAGATGAAGACCGAATTCAG ATCTGGTtccagaatcgccgagcaaagcTGAAAAGATCCCGTCGTGAATCTCAGTTTCTGATGGTGAAAAATGCACTCATGAGTTCAAGTGGACAAAAGCAGAAAGTTGGCTCACAGCTGTAG